The Anoplopoma fimbria isolate UVic2021 breed Golden Eagle Sablefish chromosome 9, Afim_UVic_2022, whole genome shotgun sequence genome contains the following window.
TTCTTTGTTTTACGAAGCTggactttttaaatgtgctttctTAATTAAACATGTCCGTGTGgtgttttttgtaaacatttatgTGTacgatgttttaaaaaaagactgctCACTGTTATGAAGGGAAACTCCACTTTACTTTTGTACTTTAGAGATTTAGAAGTATAGCAGCCCTTAAAAGAGTCATATATAGATTTTTATTGAATGGAGAATGAAGGACGTTGGTTGTAAATGGTAGATATGATCCTTTTGTTAAGTAAATGACCTTCTTCTACTTTATATCCAGTCAAATGACCTGATGAGCTGAATGATGACAAGGTCAAACTGAACACAGTAGACTGAACTATGAGTGAACAaacttctttttgtttcttcgGCTCAAAGATAgtacatttcacattttagaTATTAATTTATTGAATACAAAGTGAGGCCTTTGAGTGCTAATTTAAATGGCTTGATGAACCTGTTGAAGTTAACGGGCAACTCTCCCTTGAGGAGCCCAAATCATGGCagcttgtttaaaaatgtacatttttccatgTTTATTTAGACTCTGTGAAAGACAGAAATCTGTGATTGTGTGTAATTATTTCAATGCAATGTTTcgtgtaaataaaatgttttgggtttttttaaataacgcCTCTGGAATTCtttacaacacaacaaaacaactccAATACTTAAAGAACTTAACACTTAAAACgtaacaaaatatttacaatctcttataaaaaaatcttttcCACGTTAACACACTGAACAGAATAGTGTGCATCAAACATCAAGAGTTAAACATCACTCATCACAGTACACGGCATAAAACTATTACTTCACTATAAAACTTTGCTTTGGAAACCAGCTTTTGTCGAACATtacaaaaacagcttttaaaatgtggaaaaacCAACAGGCCCTGAATGCATCAGGCAGAAACGATCACATATTTCACACTCGTGACGTTCTTGTGATTTCGGCTCGGGTGTGTCTGCTCTGACATCCAGATGTTGAACTTTAGAATCTCTTATTAACTAGCGTTGAGGATTCGTCTGCACCGTCCTGTGAGATCTAAACGGGTCCAGTCTCTCTTCACGTTGTTTTTCATCCGAAAGGCGCGGCCCCAGAGACagatgttatgtgtgtgtgttaatacaCACCATCAATGTCGTCACTCTGTCTGGTGTgacaacagcagctgctgcaggtagTCTGTAGCACTGCAGCTCGACGGCTCATCGCTGCCCAGGAACAGCAGCCTGTGATAGCTGGCCTGAGGGACCTCACACATGATCCTGATGGGACGGGGGGGGAACACATGAGATGGGActcttatcttttatcttttcacTCCCCAAAGGGACCACTAAGCATTGAAAACTCTCTTAAAGTGAAAGCGGCTAGAGAGCACCCAAGGAAGTGATGTAGCTCTGTTTACCAGTCATAGATGTCCTCCGTGTCGGGGGTCACCTGCACCCACTGACCGATGGACCACATCCTCACCACGTTGCCGTGGGAGACGCCTTGGGTATCCCCGCCGGCATCTGCGTGTGCGTTGGGAATGTCCTCGTAGCACAGGAAGTAACTGAATGGGACGTCGGGGATGAAAGATTTCTACTATAAGTCTGCTGTCCAAAAATGTAGAAAAGGGAGAAAGTAAAACCAAACAATTGGAGGGTGGAGTTATCATCCATTACTCACTACTCCGTGTCGCCGACTAcctctgcctccccctcctcacgcTCGTCACCCGTCTGCCGCTCGTCTCGGAGCCTCTCCACGTTCCAGCGCATGCGTTTGTAGAGGCCGGTGTCGACCCGGGCCAGGTACGGCGTGGGCTTACAGTAAAGGAACGCGGTCACCCTCAGTGGACCGAGCTGACTCTGACCCACGCAGAAGTGAGACACACTGGGAATGCACACGGGAGATTGAAGAGATAGAcaatgagaggaaatgaaaatggATCGGTCCCAGCGGGGGGGAAATTAGATTGTTATAGCAGCAACAAGTCACAGGATTCAACTGCTAAAGGTTTTTACTGTAAACATAGTCtggactgaaataaataaacactttgaGGAAGCTGTAGGCGGAAGAGACCGAAACTTGGCAAGAAGATACAACAACGAAGCTGGTGTGAAGCTGGTGCTCCAAGAAAAGAGCAACGGTTTGTTTATGACTGTATGTCTGACTGCCACATGAAGACTTGTGCTCTGCCGTGTCGTTTTTCTGCTACTATCACATGTCTAAACGAGTAGACGTGTATTAGTAGCATTGTGTTATTCTTctgagtgcgtgtgtgttgtttgtgtatgtgtgtttacctatTAGGCTTGGTCTCGTCCAAACAGAGGAGATTATAGCTGGCGTAGGTCAACACCAGTTGCTCCAACCTGTCACACAGCTGCTGGGAGAAGTCtaacagctgcacacacacacacacacacacacacacacacacacacacacacacacacacacacacacacacacaacagaggTTTACACTCAACTTGTAGCCGTTATACacagatgtatttttctttcagcaACAGATACCgtatgcccccccccctcattgTTACATTGCAGGAGTTTTTATGTGATCATGATCTTTGTTGAAGCAATATGTTTCATTTAGCAATTCCCAGGATGCCGCTGAAAAACGTTTGAGAGGATGTGAGTTCGACtccatcaaaacaaacaacaaatccaGACAATCTGgctaataaaatacataacacGACCattgacaataaaataataatatgcagGATACTTCAGGAACGCCTGATTTTAAAGAGCgttcaaatgttttaagtaTGGCCTTTTACAGTAAATTGAATTGTTTTCTAAACTCTCCACTAAGATTTTCCCTAAATTTCGGCAAAAATCTAAATCCACAGCCCTAGAAGGATTTACTTCAAGCGCTCATTCGACATCCTTCTGctacaaatatgtaaataagtaGGCCGAACGCACCCTTGTGTAGATGTCAAAAGGCAGCAGGGTGTGCTGGGACACGGAGCTGGTGGACTCCAGGTGGTTAAAGTACGGCTGACAGGTGTACAGGAAGCTTGGCACTGCTGCAGCGACCCTGTCTGAGCACAAAGAGGATCATATCTGTTCTCTAGCTGACCctgtctgcagaaaaaaacacaaagaggatCATATCCACTGTTCTGTTTATACTGTTCatactgttcatactgtttatactgtttatactgttcatactgtttatactgttcatactgtttatactgttatact
Protein-coding sequences here:
- the c9h19orf67 gene encoding UPF0575 protein C19orf67 homolog; protein product: MADVEVQFEVQLPSHSPSGPDVFAVLQEDMSGQRESETTGPGGHVFHRSEVEEPLSVPAVVALAPPCGDHASCSCDCEACSGPGLRRVERSLQSMELQLQFLMSKADDLHARLGNVQDYSSIEDNRVAAAVPSFLYTCQPYFNHLESTSSVSQHTLLPFDIYTRVRSLLDFSQQLCDRLEQLVLTYASYNLLCLDETKPNSVSHFCVGQSQLGPLRVTAFLYCKPTPYLARVDTGLYKRMRWNVERLRDERQTGDEREEGEAEVVGDTEYYFLCYEDIPNAHADAGGDTQGVSHGNVVRMWSIGQWVQVTPDTEDIYDWIMCEVPQASYHRLLFLGSDEPSSCSATDYLQQLLLSHQTE